DNA from Chryseomicrobium sp. FSL W7-1435:
ACCCTCTGTAGAACATTTGTCAAACAAAAAATCACATCTCTAATCAGAGGTGTGATTGGCAATCGAAGCGCTGTGTTTTTTTTGCTCCCACAAGGTGTGGAGGCTATGTAGGACAAGGCCGATAATGATAATTCCCATCCCTAAAAGAGCGATGGGTGCTGGTAGTGGATTAAGTCCATATAATTGTGTAAAAGGAAAAAGGGCCCCATCAATCCCTGTGCTACAATGTTCACAACCACGATCACATTGGAGGAATTGATGATGACCCACCTTAATTTTAGCGTAGATATGGATTTATTGAAAGACTCTGTCTTGAACTCGAACATGGAAGCCGTCGTGAAATCGTCGGTAGTTCTGGTGTTGAATGCGTACATGGAAAATGAACGGGACGAATACCTGCAAGCTGAGCGCTATGAACGCTCATCTGAGCGTCTTGACCAACGTAATGGTTATTACGAAAGGGATTACACGATCGGAATCGGAAAAATCCGACTGAAAGTGCCGCGCACGCGCAGCGGTGAGTTCTCCACTTCTGCCTTTGAAAAATTCGCTCGCTGTGACCAAGCGCTCATGCTGTCGATGCTGGAAATGGTCGTTAACGGTGTCTCCACGCGCAAAGTCACACATGTTGTCGAGCAGCTGTGCGGGGAAAGCGTCTCCAAGTCGTTCGTCTCTTCGTTAACGACCAAACTGGATCCGGTCGTCAAGGAGTGGGCCGCACGGCCACTGAACGTCACCTATTATCCGTATGTCTTTGTGGATGCCATGTACATCAAAGTGCGTGAACACAACCGTGTCGTTTCCAAAGCGGTTTATATCGCCACGGCTATAACCGAAGATAACCGCCGGGAAATCCTGGGGCTGAAAGTGGATCACGCGGAGAGCTTCGAAAGCTGGCAAAGCTTCTTCCAGGAACTCAAATCCCGAGGGCTCCAGTCGCCCAAGCTCGTCATTTCAGACGCCCATAAGGGGTTGAAAAAAGCGATCCAGCGGGAATTCATCGGCACGAGTTGGCAACGCTGTAACGTCCACTTCAAACGCAACATCGTCGATAAATTACCGAAAAAAGATTCAGAAGAATTTCGTCTTCAGCTGAAACGCCTCTTTCAGGCAGTGACCATCGAGGATATGCGTAATTTCAAAGAGGACCTGTTCACCGCTTTCGCCGACCAGCCTAAGTATGCAAAAGCACTCGCTATCTTGGATGAAGGCTTTGATGACACGATCCAATACATGAACGAGCCCGTGAACCGCCACGTCCACATCCGCAGCACCAACTCCTTGGAACGCCTGAACCAGGAGGTTCGCCGCAGAGAACGTGTCATCCGAATCTTTCCGAATACGCAATCCGCTTTCCGCCTGATTGGGGCTGTCCTCATGCACCAGGAGAAGACGCTTTATAGCCAGAAAAAGAGCTTAACAAAATAAGGTTAGAAACAGTGTAGCTAATTTTACACAATCGTTCGGACTTGACTCACGCCTATGCAGAAAGCTACCCTAAACCCCTCAAAAACACATGAAATTCACAGAAATGCCCCCCGCATATGCAGCCGCAACCTAATAGAAGATATTTTCTTCCCTATAGACCGTCATCCTCCCCAAAAGAACTCCCTATTCAACCCCACACCTCAACACGTTATCATCAACCCAGGAGGAATTCTCATAAACTTAAGCAATCTGAAAAAACAGGTGCCGGCGAAGCTTTATAACCGCGGGCTTGATTATTTTGAGCGGGAGTTTGTGGAACATCTTACAGAATCAGCGGCAGGGTTGATTGAAGAGCTGCAGTTCATGTATCCGAAACGGAGAGCGCTGTTGGATGAGTTGGGGAAGATAAATTAGAAAGGAGCAGCGCCAGTAACTTCCCTGGCACTGCTCCTTATTATTCCTTTTACTCAATCCGGACTAAATAAATTATTTACCTTATTTTTGCGACTGGTTCAGCAGCTGATCCAGGCGGTGGAGATGGAATGTATAGTCAAAAAGAGCGGATGCTACAATCATTAATCGAATGTTTTTCTCCTGGTTTTCTTTAGACAGGGAAAGCACTGAATCATAAAATTCGTTTCTTCGGTTTAACATATCTGCGTCTGAATGCTGAAATTCTTTGATCTTGCCTTGATATTTCAAAAATAGATACTCGTGATATTTAATCAATTCTTCCAGGTACTGATCAAATAACTGATTGACGCTTTTTTCAGACTTACTCTGAAAGTAGTGGTCATCAATTTTTTCGAGAAGCTGATTCCCTTCTTCTAATGTCTTCAGCATCTGCCTGAAAACAATCATTTCCCTGTCATTCAATTGCTTTGTTCGTGATTTTCCGAACTTGATTCTTTCCTCATCAAACAATTTGAATTGCTCCACTAAGTTTTCAAGTTCTTTCTTAAAGTTACGGGAAAGATCCTGATTGGAACCTTCTGTCAGCTCATTTGAAATTGCAGTCCTTAATAATAATGACATTTGCTGAAAAGCTGAGTGGATGTTAGTTGAAAAGCTCTTTTTATATTTCGGTGGAAAAACAACGAGATTAACTAATATAGCAGAAATCGTTCCTATTAAAATAACCGAAAATCTTTCCAGGGCAAAGTACAAATCCTCACCTGCACCGGAAGTCATGATCGCAGCTACCGTTACAAGAGTTAGCGGAATTGTGCTATCCATTTTTAATTTCAAGCTTAATGAAATCATGATCATGATAACTAAACCGATGGTGATAGGATTTTCGCCTAAAAAATAGATGAAAAACAACGAGATGGATGCACCCAGCGTATTTGTGATCAATTGATCAGGCAAGTGCTTCCAAGTCCGGTATAGCGATGGCTGTACAGCTAAAATAGCTGCAACAGCTGCAAACGCAATGTTGTCCAATCCGAAAAATCCACATATGTATATGGCAATTATAACTGCTACGCCAGTTTTAAAAATGCGAGGACCAAAAGTGATATCCATTTCTCCCTTCAGATAATAAAGAACTGGAGAAATGCATTTCCAGTCTCCAGGATCGTTTACTCTCACCAGATTTCATTAGATAAATATTATCCAGTGAATATAATGATGTCTAATTAAACTTTAAATTGCGATAGACATTATGTCAAAAGTGAATCGGTTTTATTCGAATCCTCCCTCTGTCACACGCACTTTCATTTCTTTAAATTAAATGCATGGTGAATCCATTATCATTTGAATGTAAAAAGGGACAGCCCCTGAAAGTCATTTTCACGACCTTTTGGGACAGCCCCTATCTATAACTCTGCCGTTTAATTTCTCAAAATAATATAAACGACATAAACGATATAAATGACGGCTAAAACCGAACCTTCGATCCTTGAAATCTTGTACTTGGTTCTCGCAAGGATTATCACAAGGACTGTCACACCGATCATCAGCCATACATCCGAAAATATCTTCGAATCGACAGTTAAAGGACTGATGGCTGCTGAGGTTCCTAAGATGAAGAAAATGTTGAAGATATTACTGCCGATGATATTCCCCAGAGCAATGTCCACCTGCTTCTTCAAAGCTGCGGTTACAGAGGTGACGAGCTCAGGAAGCGAAGTACCTACGGCAACTATCGTTAAGCCGACCAAAGTCTCGCTCATACCGAGTGCAAGAGCGATCTCGATACTGTTGTCGACGACGAGGGTGCCGCCGAACACGATGCCGGCAAGTCCGCCGATTGTTAAGAGCGAGTTTTTCAACTTGGATATGTTCGCCGAGTCAACGGGATTTTCTTCTGTGTTCAGGCGATCTTTCCTTGCCACTTCGAAGATATAGTAAAGGAAAACCGCGAAGAATAGCAGCAGCATAATGCCTTCTGTTCTTGTGATGAGATTGCTGTCCAACGCCTGAAGTTGAATGTCGCTGATGAGCAGCAGCAAGGCAACGGAGCCCAGTAAGGCGAAGGGAATTTCTTTCCGGATCGTCTCACTCTGGACCAGCAGAGGGAAAACGAGGGCTGTCACCCCTAAGATGAAAGTGATGTTGAAGATGTTACTGCCGACGACGTTCCCGATCGCCACATCACTGTTTCCTTCGAACGCTGCGATAAAACTGACCGACGCTTCCGGCGCGCTTGTACCGAATGCGACAATCGTCAAGCCGATCAATAAAGGCGACACCCTCAAGCTTTGCGCTATTTTTGAAGCGCCTTCCACAAAATAATCAGCTCCCTTAACTAAAAGAGCAAATCCTACCAATAATAAAAGATAAGTCAATTGTTGCTCACTTCCTTCCTATACTAAAGACATTTAATCGACTTTACTCTCTTCTATGCCAATACCCTTCAAACTAGGGTGAAAACCATAAAAAGCCGTCACAATGATTGACGAATACGGCTCCATTATTTTTTATCTGTGGGATTACGGGGCATCAGTCAATCTGATAGTGGAAGGGCAAGAAGTACCATTTCTCCAGCAACGACAAACAGGATCTCAGTCGATTGTGTGGCCTCCACAGAAGCGAGGCGACTTTGATTGTGCCGGACTAATTCAGTAGCCATGAAAAACAGGACAGTGGCAATGACGCCTGAACTGATTCCGACCAAAAAGGATTGAAATACTTGGCTGCCAGAAGGGAGTCCAACAGTAAAGAACGCGTAGATGGAAAGCGCAATCCATGCTGGGAGAGAAGCGATGGTCATCCCGAGTACGCGTTGGTAGGGATCAAGTCGGCCACTGACGTGCAGCATCATCTTGCGATTGCCAAGTGGATAGGCAAAAGCGGCTAGTATGACAGGCAACGAACCGAGCAAAAGTACAGACAGTGGAACGCTTTCAGCTTGCGGGAGATGCAAAAGAACAATCCCAACGAGGATGCTGCCCGAAATCACAAGAGCAGTTCGAGGAATCGATTCTCGAGTTCCGTTTGATGTTAGGAACAGCGGTGCCAGTAAGATACCTGCAACAATTGTAAACTGCCACATGCCGGCAACAAGCCATCCGGGACCAAACGCAGCCGCATAGGTAAGCGGTGCATAAAATAGCACAAATCCAACAAAGCTCCAAAGCAGCCAAGGCTTTGGAGCACTTTTCATATCGGATGTAAGGGAGGGAAGGCCTTTTCGGAAGGCGACTATGACAAGCAGGAAAGGAACCATGAAGAAGTAGCGGAGTGAGGCGCTCCACATCCAACTACCACCTGAAAGTTCCATTGCATGATTTAATACAAACGTAACCGCAAAAAACAGCGCTGACAAAATCCCCAAGCCTATTGCCTTCATTGCCCATCCCATCCTTTAGTTAGTGGTTGCTACACGTTTAACGATTTCCTGCACGACTTGAGTAGCTTTTTCCATATTTTCAATGGATACGTACTCAAATTTCCCGTGATAGTTTTCGCCACCTGTAAAGATATTTGGTGTCGGCATCCCCATGTAAGAAAGCTGAGAACCGTCTGTTCCTCCACGAATCGGAATAATCAAGGGTTCAATCGAAAGGTCTTCCATAATCGTCTTGACTTGATCCACGATTTCCATCACCGGTGTGATTTTCTCACCCATGTTGTAGTACTGATCATTCAGTTCTACTTCAATCGCTGAGTCTCCATACTGCTCGCGGATTGCTTGGGCAGCATCGTGGAATCGTTGTTTCTTTTCTTCAAATTTTGATTTATCAAAATCACGAATAATGTAATCCATTACGGTCTTTTCAACTTTTCCGTGTATATCCATTAAATGCACAAAGCCCTCAAAGCCGTCAGTTTTTTCAGGAACTTCTTGAGGTGGCATATGGGATTGGAACTTCATGGCCATTGTAATGGCATTGACCATTTTGTCCTTTGCAGACCCTGGGTGAACGCTGACGCCGTGAGTCGTGACACGGGCACCTGCTGCATTAAAGCTTTCATACTGAAGCTCTCCAAGAGGGCCGCCATCCATCGTGTAAGCATAATCTGCACCAAATGCTTCTACATCAAATTTGTGAGGTCCACGTCCGATTTCTTCGTCAGGTGTGAAGCCAACACGAATTTTACCATGGGGCACTTCAGGGTTTGCTAAGAAGTAATCCATAGCCGTCAAAATAATGGCAATGCCAGCTTTGTTGTCAGCACCTAAAAGAGTTGTCCCATCGGTGGTCATCAATGTATGCCCTTGATACTTCGTCAGTTCAGGGAAGTCTGCTACTTTCATGACTGTAGATGCGTTCAACACCAAGTCGTTCCCGTCGTAGTTTTCAACGATTTGAGGTTTTACATCTTTGCCTGTGTAATCAGTCGCTGTATCTACGTGCGCTAAAAATCCGATAGTTGGTAGTGGTTCATCCGTCGTTGCTGGAAGTGTGGCAAAGAGATAGCCGTTTTCATCTAGAGAAACTTCCGTCATTCCCATTGTTTCTAGTTCTTGTTGAAGCAGGTGCAACAAGTCCCATTGGCCTTCAGTTGAAGGTGTTGTTGTGCTGGCTGCATCAGATTGTGTATCAATTTTTGCATACCGCGTTAGGCGGTCGATGAGTGAGTGTTTCATGAAGAGACGTCCTCCTTATTTTTCCGTGAACAACCGCTGGACGGCACGTTCAATAGTAGAGATGGTATTAATATCTTGGAAGTTTATACCTAATTGGACAGCTGTTTGGGCAATCTCAGGGCGAATGCCTGAAAGAGTCGACTCAACACCAAGAAGGCGAAGCGCTTCGATTAGTTGGAAAATTTGCTGGGCGACCATCGTATCAATAATGGCTACACCCGAGATGTCAATAAGTAAACTATGGACGCGTTTTTGTGTACACTGGGTCAAGGCGTTTTCAAAGATGTATTTGGCGCGATTCGTGTCGATGTCCCCTACAAGTGGGAGCAATGCCACACCTTTGCTTAGAGAGATGACAGGCGTACTCAATTCATTGATCATTTCTTGTTGAGCACGTAATTTTGATATAGAGTACTTGTGATGTTCTTCTGTGAACCAGGTCATCAATTTCCCAAACATCTTCGTGACCGATGCTATCCACTGTTGGACAGTTTCGTGGGGTAAATCGTCTTCTTGTCGTTCATATTGATACAAGAGAGTAATGTATTGTTGTTGCGTATTGAAAAATTCTTGAAGGATGAAATGGAGAGGTGTGTTCAAATGTTCTGGGTCACGGGCAATTTCTATAACCCATTCCTCAAAATGTTTTACAAAAACGTCCTCTTCTTCTTTAAAAAGTTTACAAAAACGTTCATGAAAACCGTGATTTTGTTGCTTGATCGTTTGAATCACAGTAGGGTCCGTCGAAGCATAGACTCCACTTGTGGAATTTTTATCAAGTGCTGCATACCAATCCTCGGTTAAATCCCAGGTATTGTTTACTAGGTACTCATAGAGCTTCTGCTCGGGTGTCATTGCACAATCTCTCCTTCAAAATAGAATCACTTAGGTTCTAGTGTAGAGGACAAGCAATAGAATAGGCAAGTCCACATGGGACCTGCCTACATAATTTTTATAATGCTTCGTCATCCACACTGTTCAAATATGATTCAATTTCCTCTACAACACCTTCAATACTCCCTTGTTCGAAAGGAGATTTTAAGTTCGCAGCCTCTACTAATTTTGTAAATGGAAGAGAGCCACCAAGTGTGCATAGATACAAGTAGTCTTTCCAAGCGCCATCAAAATCTTCACGTGAACGTTTCCAGAATTGGAACGCACAGATTTGCGCTAATGTGTAATCTATATAGTAGAAAGGCGATGCATAGATATGACCTTGACGTTGCCAGAAAGCACCTTCTTCTAGATAAGGATTGCCATCGTAATCTCTATGAGGAAGGTAGGTTTGTTCGATTTTTTTCCAAGCAGCCTTACGTTCAGCAGGTGTCATTTCTGGATTTTCATAAACGACATGCTGGAACTCATCGACAGCAACCCCATAAGGAAGGAATAATAGACCGCTCATCAAATGAGAATACTTGTACTTTTCTGTTTGGTCCTTAAAGAAGTTTTCCATCCAAGGCCATGTGAAGAATTCCATGCTCATAGAATGGATCTCGGCAGATTCAAACGTTGGCCAGATGTACTCTGGAATACCGATATTGCGGCTTGAGAACACTTGGAAAGCGTGACCTGCTTCATGCGTTAAGACATCGATATCACCAGATGTCCCGTTAAAGTTCGAGAAGATAAACGGTGAATCATGATTTTCAATAAATGTGCAATAGCCGCCAGCTTCTTTTCCTTTTTTAGCTACAAGGTCCATCAGGTTGCGGTCGAGCATGAATTTGAAAAACTCGTCCGTCTCAGGAGAAAGCTCTTCATACATTTTCTTCCCACCATCGATGATCCATTCAGGTGATCCTTGAGGAGTGGCATTGCCCGTTAAGAATGTTAGCGGCTCATCGTAATGCTTGAGCTTTTCCACACCAATGCGATTAGCTTGTTTCTCATAAAGCTTTGTCGCAACAGGAACGATGTAGTCGCGTACTTGGTCGCGGAACGTCTTGACCATTTCAGCATTATAATCGATACGGTTCATACGAATGTAACCAAGCTCTACAAAGTTTTTATAGCCCATTGTATGCGCGATTTCTGTTCTTACTTTGACGAGTTCATCATAGATTGAATCAAACTTCTCCTCATGTTCAGCGAAGAAACCAAATGATGCTTCTTTTGCTTTCTTGCGTGTCGCGCGGTCCGTCGATTCAGCAAAGGGTCCAAGTTGAGCAAGTGTCAACGTCTCCCCATCAAATTCGACTTGGGCAGATGCCACAAGTTTCGAGTAATCAGATGCCAGCTTGTTCTCTTTTTGAAGCAGTGGCATGATTTCTGGAGAGAATGATTTGATTTGAAATTCAGCTAAATCAAATAGTTGCTGCCCCCAACGTTCTTCCAAGTTGGAACGGAAAGGAGATTCAACAAGGGCTTTGTAGTACTCGGTCACGATTTCTTCCATCTCTGGCGAAATCTGATCAAAATAATCACGCTCGTTTTGGTAGAAGTCATCGTTAGTATCAATAGATGCACGGATATACACTAAGTTGGCCATCGTTGAGAAGTCTGCGCGTAGTTGGTTCAAAGTTTGAATGGCTTCATTTTGCTCTTCATAAGAAGACGCAGTTTTGAAGGCTTCAAGTGCTTGTTTAGCGTTTGTTTGAAGAGTGGACATATCAGGACGTTCATATGTATACTCTTGGAATTGTGTCGTCATTCGATAATCCTCCTTGGGTCCTTCGGTTTTCGAAGGTCTCACCCTCTATTGTTTCGCAATTCAGAGTGTTTGGCAAGTGATTTCCGGCTGAAAAAACAGAAAATTTCAAATTGGTGGTTGACAGAAGATTCTCCGCTGTTTTATACTTCAATGCAACAGACAGACGTATATGACTCTTATCCAGAGTGGCGGAGGGACTAGGCCCTGCGAAGCCCGGCAACCAACAAGCATTTTTGCTTGGAAAGGTGCTAATTCCTACAGATCAGTTAATGATCTGGAAGATAAGAGGAGGACAAGCTCAGGCTCCTCTTCTTAATTGAAGAGGGCCTTTTTCATTGTCACTTCCTCTCTGGATGTCTGATCTAACCAAACTAAAGGAGGAAGAACAATGACACATTTACGCCCAGAAACGATTTTACTTCACGGAGGCCAGCAGCCAGACCCAGTAACCGGGTCTCGTGCAGTACCGATTCACAAAACCACTTCATTTGTTTTCCAAAGTACAGAGCATGCACAAAACTTATTTGCCTTGAAAGAAGCCGGTAACATTTATACACGCATTGGCAATCCAACCGTCGATGTGTTTGAGCAGCGTGTCGCTCAGCTTGAGGGAGGAACGGCAGCGGTCGCTCTTTCTTCTGGAATGTCAGCAATTGCGTTTTCGATTTTAAATATTGCGGGAGCAGGCGATGAGATTGTAGCGGCTTCCAACCTTTACGGTGGAACCTACAACCTATTTGCCCACACATTACCTCGCTACGGAATTACTGTGAAGTTTGTGGATTCGACGAACCCTGAAAACTTCCGGACGGCCGTTACTTCAAAAACAAAAGGCTTCTTTGCTGAAACGATTGGTAACCCAAGTTTAAATGTTTTGGATATTGAGGGAGTCGCGAAAGTGGCCAATGAGGTGGGAGTACCTTTACTAATCGATAACACGTTTGCTACTCCATACGGCACACAACCAATTCATCATGGCGCACACGTCGTCATCCATTCTGCTACAAAATGGATTGGAGGACACGGGACGACGATCGGTGGAGTGGTAGTCGATGGTGGGAATTTTGACTGGAACTCCGATAAATTTCCTGGTTTCATCGAGCCAGACGTGACTTATCATGGTTTACGGTATGGAATTGATGTACCCCAAGTAGCTTTTGCGATTAAGCTGCGCGTGCAACTGCTACGAGATTTTGGACCGGCTTTGAGTCCAGAAGCTGCTTTTTCCTTCCTGCAAGGGTTAGAGACACTTCACTTACGCATCCCGAAGCATAATGAGAATGCATTGGCGGTTGCTAACTATTTGAAGCAGCATGAAGAAGTCGAATGGGTCAATTACCCGGGTCTTGAAGAGCACCCATCTCATGGACTAGCAAAAAAATATCTTGGCCAAGGAGCGGGCTCCATCCTGACGTTTGGCGTGAGAGGTGGAAAGCAGGCAGGACAACTACTGATTGATTCCATTCAGTTGTTCTCTCATGTGGCGAACGTAGGCGATGCGAAGTCTTTAATCATTCATCCAGCATCCACAACGCACCAGCAGCTTGGCGAAGGGGAAGAATTGGCACGTACAGGGGTCACGCCAGAATTAGTTCGTTTATCTATTGGCCTTGAACATATTGACGATATTTTAGAAGCATTGGATGCGGGATTACAAGCAGTGAAAAAGGCAGCTCTTCCTGTCTAATTGTCCGTATTAGAAAAACAAATGTACTCTACAGAAAGAATTTTCTTGTTTTATTTGACTTCTTCCTCTAGAATAGAAAAAATAATACGGCGATTTGACGCACCGAGTTGGAGGAATAAACATGGCAAAATTACGCGCAGCAATTTTAGGGTACGGAACAGTAGGTCAGGGGATTTACCGCATCTTACAAGACAAACGAGAAGAGCTACAACGGTCTCTTGGTCTTGATATAGAAGTGGGGGCGATTCTAGTACATGATTTAGAAAAGCCACGTCCCGCCACTCCTGGGGTCCTGATCACAGACAAATTTGAAGACATCTTGGCCATCCCTGGATTGCAAGTGGTGTTCGAAGCAATTGTTGGAGAAGAGCCGGCTTACAGTTACTTGTGCCAGGCAATCGACAAAGGCTGTCATGTCATTACGGCAAACAAAGTAATGTTTTCTCGCTACCACATTGATTTACATGAACGAGCAAAATCAAAAGGCGTCTACATTGGGTATGAAGCGACTACTGCAGGCGGTGTCCCAGTTATCAAGACGCTAAAAAACTTGCTGCAGGTCAACTCTGTCCACCGGATTCAGGGAATTTTGAATGGGACGTCCAACTATATTTTGACGTCTATGCGCTCAGACAATAGTGCATTTGATGCGGCACTACGTGATGCACAGGCGCTAGGTTATGCGGAAGCAGACCCTTACAATGATGTATCGGGAATGGACGCTTTCCATAAATTGATGATTTTAAGTGCGCTCGCGTTTGATAAACAACCGGAACGTCATGAAGTAGATGTGAAGGGGATCGATACGATTACACTCGAAGATGTACAGCTGGCGCAAACTAACGGACTTCGCTACCGCCACGTGGCAGAAATCGTCCAGCATCCAGATGGACGTCTAGAAGCTTCAGTCGGTCCACAACTGGTCGGTCCGGATCATCCTCTTTATGCAATCGAGGGAGTGAACAATGCAGTGGCGGTCGATACAAACTATATCGGAACGCTTACTCTTGTAGGGCCGGGAGCCGGGATGTATCCGACAGCTAGCGTGATGGTAGAAGATTATGCAGAGATTATCGGCAAACGTGCTGGGTTTATGATTTCTATTTAGTTATTAGATGTGGAGAACGCCGTTTTAGAAACTCCGCAGTGTATTTCTAACGCCTGCAACTTGATTGCGTTAGATGTGGAAGATATTCCCTTTTAGGTACCTGTGCACTAAACAATTCTGACTATGAACAACAATTGCATAAAAATGAAGGAGCAACCGCATGACGTCGCGGTTGCTCCTTTAATTATGCAAATTGTGTTGAATTGTTTGGTGCACAGGTACCTTAAGAAACCTACTCTAGTTCAAGGCTTCAATGATTTGCTCAGCGAACGCAATTGCTTCATCCTCTTCTTGGTTTTCAGCCAAATGATACTTGATCATATAGCCAGCACCCTCTTTATCAAACCCGATGAATGCCGTATCACGAACAGCCCCTGGAATTAAGTTAAACTCCACTTCTTGTCCAGCGATGTCGCGCTTTTCAGAGTCCATAATCGTTCCATACGTTTCTGGGA
Protein-coding regions in this window:
- a CDS encoding IS256 family transposase, with protein sequence MTHLNFSVDMDLLKDSVLNSNMEAVVKSSVVLVLNAYMENERDEYLQAERYERSSERLDQRNGYYERDYTIGIGKIRLKVPRTRSGEFSTSAFEKFARCDQALMLSMLEMVVNGVSTRKVTHVVEQLCGESVSKSFVSSLTTKLDPVVKEWAARPLNVTYYPYVFVDAMYIKVREHNRVVSKAVYIATAITEDNRREILGLKVDHAESFESWQSFFQELKSRGLQSPKLVISDAHKGLKKAIQREFIGTSWQRCNVHFKRNIVDKLPKKDSEEFRLQLKRLFQAVTIEDMRNFKEDLFTAFADQPKYAKALAILDEGFDDTIQYMNEPVNRHVHIRSTNSLERLNQEVRRRERVIRIFPNTQSAFRLIGAVLMHQEKTLYSQKKSLTK
- a CDS encoding M3 family oligoendopeptidase, coding for MTTQFQEYTYERPDMSTLQTNAKQALEAFKTASSYEEQNEAIQTLNQLRADFSTMANLVYIRASIDTNDDFYQNERDYFDQISPEMEEIVTEYYKALVESPFRSNLEERWGQQLFDLAEFQIKSFSPEIMPLLQKENKLASDYSKLVASAQVEFDGETLTLAQLGPFAESTDRATRKKAKEASFGFFAEHEEKFDSIYDELVKVRTEIAHTMGYKNFVELGYIRMNRIDYNAEMVKTFRDQVRDYIVPVATKLYEKQANRIGVEKLKHYDEPLTFLTGNATPQGSPEWIIDGGKKMYEELSPETDEFFKFMLDRNLMDLVAKKGKEAGGYCTFIENHDSPFIFSNFNGTSGDIDVLTHEAGHAFQVFSSRNIGIPEYIWPTFESAEIHSMSMEFFTWPWMENFFKDQTEKYKYSHLMSGLLFLPYGVAVDEFQHVVYENPEMTPAERKAAWKKIEQTYLPHRDYDGNPYLEEGAFWQRQGHIYASPFYYIDYTLAQICAFQFWKRSREDFDGAWKDYLYLCTLGGSLPFTKLVEAANLKSPFEQGSIEGVVEEIESYLNSVDDEAL
- a CDS encoding PLP-dependent transferase, encoding MTHLRPETILLHGGQQPDPVTGSRAVPIHKTTSFVFQSTEHAQNLFALKEAGNIYTRIGNPTVDVFEQRVAQLEGGTAAVALSSGMSAIAFSILNIAGAGDEIVAASNLYGGTYNLFAHTLPRYGITVKFVDSTNPENFRTAVTSKTKGFFAETIGNPSLNVLDIEGVAKVANEVGVPLLIDNTFATPYGTQPIHHGAHVVIHSATKWIGGHGTTIGGVVVDGGNFDWNSDKFPGFIEPDVTYHGLRYGIDVPQVAFAIKLRVQLLRDFGPALSPEAAFSFLQGLETLHLRIPKHNENALAVANYLKQHEEVEWVNYPGLEEHPSHGLAKKYLGQGAGSILTFGVRGGKQAGQLLIDSIQLFSHVANVGDAKSLIIHPASTTHQQLGEGEELARTGVTPELVRLSIGLEHIDDILEALDAGLQAVKKAALPV
- a CDS encoding STAS domain-containing protein, producing the protein MTPEQKLYEYLVNNTWDLTEDWYAALDKNSTSGVYASTDPTVIQTIKQQNHGFHERFCKLFKEEEDVFVKHFEEWVIEIARDPEHLNTPLHFILQEFFNTQQQYITLLYQYERQEDDLPHETVQQWIASVTKMFGKLMTWFTEEHHKYSISKLRAQQEMINELSTPVISLSKGVALLPLVGDIDTNRAKYIFENALTQCTQKRVHSLLIDISGVAIIDTMVAQQIFQLIEALRLLGVESTLSGIRPEIAQTAVQLGINFQDINTISTIERAVQRLFTEK
- the pepT gene encoding peptidase T, coding for MKHSLIDRLTRYAKIDTQSDAASTTTPSTEGQWDLLHLLQQELETMGMTEVSLDENGYLFATLPATTDEPLPTIGFLAHVDTATDYTGKDVKPQIVENYDGNDLVLNASTVMKVADFPELTKYQGHTLMTTDGTTLLGADNKAGIAIILTAMDYFLANPEVPHGKIRVGFTPDEEIGRGPHKFDVEAFGADYAYTMDGGPLGELQYESFNAAGARVTTHGVSVHPGSAKDKMVNAITMAMKFQSHMPPQEVPEKTDGFEGFVHLMDIHGKVEKTVMDYIIRDFDKSKFEEKKQRFHDAAQAIREQYGDSAIEVELNDQYYNMGEKITPVMEIVDQVKTIMEDLSIEPLIIPIRGGTDGSQLSYMGMPTPNIFTGGENYHGKFEYVSIENMEKATQVVQEIVKRVATTN
- a CDS encoding aromatic acid exporter family protein — translated: MDITFGPRIFKTGVAVIIAIYICGFFGLDNIAFAAVAAILAVQPSLYRTWKHLPDQLITNTLGASISLFFIYFLGENPITIGLVIMIMISLSLKLKMDSTIPLTLVTVAAIMTSGAGEDLYFALERFSVILIGTISAILVNLVVFPPKYKKSFSTNIHSAFQQMSLLLRTAISNELTEGSNQDLSRNFKKELENLVEQFKLFDEERIKFGKSRTKQLNDREMIVFRQMLKTLEEGNQLLEKIDDHYFQSKSEKSVNQLFDQYLEELIKYHEYLFLKYQGKIKEFQHSDADMLNRRNEFYDSVLSLSKENQEKNIRLMIVASALFDYTFHLHRLDQLLNQSQK
- a CDS encoding calcium/sodium antiporter; the encoded protein is MTYLLLLVGFALLVKGADYFVEGASKIAQSLRVSPLLIGLTIVAFGTSAPEASVSFIAAFEGNSDVAIGNVVGSNIFNITFILGVTALVFPLLVQSETIRKEIPFALLGSVALLLLISDIQLQALDSNLITRTEGIMLLLFFAVFLYYIFEVARKDRLNTEENPVDSANISKLKNSLLTIGGLAGIVFGGTLVVDNSIEIALALGMSETLVGLTIVAVGTSLPELVTSVTAALKKQVDIALGNIIGSNIFNIFFILGTSAAISPLTVDSKIFSDVWLMIGVTVLVIILARTKYKISRIEGSVLAVIYIVYVVYIILRN
- a CDS encoding multidrug resistance efflux transporter family protein, whose product is MKAIGLGILSALFFAVTFVLNHAMELSGGSWMWSASLRYFFMVPFLLVIVAFRKGLPSLTSDMKSAPKPWLLWSFVGFVLFYAPLTYAAAFGPGWLVAGMWQFTIVAGILLAPLFLTSNGTRESIPRTALVISGSILVGIVLLHLPQAESVPLSVLLLGSLPVILAAFAYPLGNRKMMLHVSGRLDPYQRVLGMTIASLPAWIALSIYAFFTVGLPSGSQVFQSFLVGISSGVIATVLFFMATELVRHNQSRLASVEATQSTEILFVVAGEMVLLALPLSD